The DNA segment CCAGTTAGCGCCGCTACTAGGTTATCGGCAGCTAGCTTTGCCATTTTATCTCGTGTTTCTGTTGTAGCTGAACCAATATGAGGTAGTGAAACCACATTTTTCAGCTTAAGAAGAGGATGATCAGCAGGGACTGGCTCTTCTCTAAAAACATCTAGACCCGCTGCATAAATCTCTCCATTCTCTAATGCATGAAGCAGAGCTTCTTCGTCAACCGTTTGACCTCTTGACCCATTCACAAAAACGGCATCTTTCTTCATTAAAGAAAATTGTTCTTCTCCCATGAGGTCTCGCGTTTCCTTTGTTAGGGGTGTGAGCAGACAAACGATGTCTGATTCTTTCAGTAGGTCTTCAAGTGTACAGTACGTTGCGTTGTATGTATCTTCAGCCCATTGGTTTCTCGAACGATTGTGGTAGAGAATGTCCATATCAAAGCCTGCAGCTGCTCGTTTGGCTAAGGTTTGTCCTACTCTTCCCATCCCAATAATCCCAAGCTTTTTATGATGAACATCTAATCCAAAAAGTTCTGGCGTAACCGATGCCTTCCACTCTCCATTTTTTACTAAGTGATCAAGTTCAACAATCCTTCTTCTTGTAGCAAGAATTAGAGACATCATCGTATCGGCTACTGTATCGTCAAGCACTTCTGGTGTATTAGTAGCGAGTACACCAAATTCATTCAAATCATTTAAGACGAGGTTGTCGTACCCTACCGTTGTATTACAAACAACAGATAGTTTAGGAGCTTTTTCAAGTAATTCACGATCCACTTTTAATCCAGAACCAAGCACTCCCTCTGCCTCTGTAAGCTCTTTCATAAAATCCGAGTAATTCTCGTCCGTTAATTTTTCATAATAGGTTACCTCACATGTCTCTTTAAGACAGGCAAGTACGTCTTCGGGAACACGACTGTATACAATAACTTTTGGCATGATTTCAATTCCTCCCATTATTCTTTGCTTTTAGTATAACAGAGCTTACGATTACACATGAGAGATTTAGACATTTTTTTTGGAGGAAGATTTGTATTCCTCATCCACCTTCCTCCACAGCTTTAGCTCAGCGCTTTGTTTAAATCCTCAATTAAGTCAGTGGAATCTTCAAGACCAATCGATAATCGGACAAGCCCATCGGTAATGCCTAATTGATTTCTGCGTTCGGCTGGAATTGAAGCATGCGTCATTCGTGCAGGAATCGAAACAAGACTTTCGATCGCTCCTAAACTTTCTGCTAACGTAAAATACGTTAATGAGGCTGCTACATTTGCGGCTTTTTCTGCATTTCCGCTTTCAAATGTAATGATTCCACTGTAGCCTTTCGCTTGAGAAGTATGAATGTCGTGACCCGGATGTGTTGGCAGTCCCGGATAATACACTTGTTGTACAGATGAATGTTGCTCTAAAAATTCGGCAACCTGTAGTGAAGTCTTTTCAATTTCCTCCATGCGTATACCAAGTGTCCTCATACCTCGGATAAGGAGCCAGCTATCTTGCGCTCCCAACACAGCCCCAATTGAATTCTGTAAAAAAGCTATTTGTTCACTCATTTCATGTGATGAGGTCACTGCTAAACCCGCTAACACATCGCTATGTCCACCCAGATACTTCGTTGCACTATGAATAACGACATCCGCACCAAGTGTTAATGGGTTTTGCCAATAAGGGGTGGAGAATGTATTATCTACAATTGTGTATAACGAATAGGCCTTTGATAACTGGCTAATTGCCCTGATATCCGTAATGGAAAGAAGAGGGTTGGTGGGTGTTTCTAGAAATATGGCTTTCGTTTCTGGCTTAATGGCTTTCTCAACTTCTGCTATCTTTGTGGTATCAACAAAGTCAGCTTGAATTCCTTCTTTTTGTAACACTCGAACAAAAAGCCGATAGGTTCCACCATACACATCATTTGAAACAAGTAAGTGATCTCCTGGAGAGAAAAGCTTTAATATTGTTGTAATAGCCGCCATACCTGATGAAAAGGCAAAGCCTGCTACTCCGTCTTCCAGCTCTGCAATAAACGTTTCCAATGCTTGCCTTGTAGGGTTTGCTGTTCGTGCATATTCATATTCAAATTGTCCTACACTTTGTTGTTTAAATGTACTGGAGAGATGAATCGGAAAATTGACTCCACCAGTCTGTTTATCTTGCGGTGTACCCCCATGAATGAGTTTTGTTTTCTTCTTCATCATTTTTCCTCCTCATAAATTTCTGTGCTTAAGTACCGCTCACTTCCGTCTGGAAATATCGTTACAATTGTTTCTCCCTTCTTTGCTTTTTGGGCCTCTCTTAGGGCGGCACAAAAGGCTGCTCCAGATGAACTGCCAACGAGTAAGCCAACATTTCTTGCTAATTGTCGGGTCATATGAAAGGCTTCACAATCTGTAATTGTATGAATGCCGTCAAAGAAGTGTGGATCTATAATAGTAGATAACTGATTCATCCCAATTCCTTCTGTTCGATGCGGACCAGGTGTTCCCCCATTTAGTATCGATCCCTCGGGTTCAACCACCACCGTTCGTATAGCAGCGTTCTTCTCCTTTAAGTACCTTGCTGTTCCAGTAAACGTTCCCCCTGTTCCAGCACCGGCGACAAACACATCGATGTTTCCTCCAAGCTGTGACCAGAGTTCCGGAGCCAGCGTTTCATAATAAGTTAATGGGTTTTGTTCATTATTAAACTGACACGGAGAATAACTATCAGGCATGTGGTCTGTCAGTTCCTTTGCATAAGCGATTGCCCCTTCAATCCCTTTTTCGTTTGGTGTGATGTGTACTGTTGCTCCAAGCGCCTGCATTAATTGCTGTTTCTCTCTACTAAACCCTTTAGGGATTACACAGTGCACCTTCACATTCGTTCCGATCGCGGCCAGCGCAAGCGCAATCCCCGTATTCCCCGCAGTTGGTTCAATAATTGTTCCGTTGTGAGTAATGTATTTGTGCTCGATCGCATGCTTTAATAAGGACAGCCCCAGTCGATCCTTAATGCTACCTCCCGGGTTCATGTATTCAAGCTTGGCAATTACGCGAACGTCTGTAGGAATCCATTTGTGAGTTAGTTCAAAAAGTGGCGTTTCACCAATAAGGGTATGAACACTTTTGTGCATGAGCCTTGTCGCCTCCTCACTCATTTATATACAAATCCGATTGCTTTAGTTACCTTTTTCTAATGAATAACATATGGTACTAAAAACATGTGAGAGGATGCATATGCGTTGGAGAACGATTTTACGGAGTTATTTGATCAGTGGGCTCATACGTATGATGATACGGTTGGTGGAAGGGATGTTGAATATCGAGACATTTTTCATTTGTACGAAGAGATATTAGCTGAAGTTGTTACTCACTCTAAGGGGACAGTCCTTGAGTTTGGTGTTGGTACAGGGAATTTAAGCAACAGATTGCTTAAAAACGGATTCTCGGTAGTTGGAATAGAGCCCTCAAAAAAAATGAGAGAACAAGCACGGCGTAAGAATCCAGACTTACTTCTTTACGAGGGTGACTTTCTCCAATTCCCCTCTCTTACACAGCAAGTGGATACCATTGCTAGCACTTATGCTTTTCATCATCTTACAGATGAAGAGAAACAAAAAGCATTCGATCTTTACCATAAGACATTATCAAATGAAGGGCAGGTTGTGTTTGCTGACACCATGTTTGAAACAGAAGAAAGCAAACAGCAAATGATTCATAAGGCAAAAGCGATGGGGTTTCATCGTTTAGCTTTCGACCTGCAAAGCGAATTTTATACGACGCTGCCAGCACTCTCGCAAATGGCTCAATCCGCCGGTTTTACTGCCAGATTTAAGCCATTAAATTCATATGTCTGGTTAATGATCGCAAAAAAGAACGACTCCCCCAAATAAATTGGTTTAGAGTCGTTCTTTTCCTTATTCTTCAAATCCGATATATTCGGTGACGATAGCCAAAAACATTTTGCCGATCATATGTAATGATTCTTCGTCAAAGTCAAAGCGCGGATGATGATGTGGAAATTGAGTAGACACATCTTCCGTCCTTCCTCCAACATGGAAGAACACACCTGGTTTTTGCTGTAGATAGTAGGCAAAGTCCTCCCCACCTAATGAAGGAGCAACAACAATCGGTACATCTTCGCCTAAATGTGTACTTGCGATCGAACGAACCATCGCTGTTTCCTCAGCGTGGTTTACCACAGCAGGGTAGCCCTTTTGATAATCAATCGTATAATCTGCGTGAGACGCTTGGCATACGCCGCTTATGATGTGGTTCATCTCTTCTTCAATAAATGTTCTGGTGTCTGGGTTATAGGTTCTCACTGTTCCTTTAATTTCAGCTGAATCCGCAATGACATTAAAGGCTGTACCTGCTTGAAATACACCTACCGTCACAACAGCTGGGTCAATTGGATTAACGCGTCTACTTACGATCTGTTGAAGATGCGTAACTAACTGACTTCCAACAGCCACCGAGTCAACCGTTGTATGTGGCTTAGCACCGTGACCTCCTTTTCCTTGAATACGAATGGTAAACGAGTCTGCAGCAGCCATAATTGCTCCTTCTCGAATAGCCACCTTTCCTAAAGGAATGTCAGATGAGACGTGTGCCCCAAATACTTTATCAACCCCATCGAGTGCCCCTGCCTTGATCATAGACTGTGCTCCGCCCGGCAATAATTCTTCCGCATGCTGGAATAGGAGTACCACAGTCCCCTTTAGTTGATCCTGAACCGTTGATAGTACTTTAGCGACACCTAATAGTGCGGCTGTATGACCATCGTGACCGCATGCGTGCATAACATTTTCTACCGTTGATTTATAAGGAACATCATTTAATTCGTTAATTGGCAGGGCATCAAAGTCTGCTCTAAGCGCAATCGTCGGGCCCTCTTTATCGCCTCGAACATATGCTAATAAACCATTTCCTCCAACATTGGTTTTCACTTCGAGTCCAAATCCTTTTAGTGTTTCGGCAATATAAGCTGATGTTTTAGACTCTTGAAAGGATAACTCTGGATATTGATGCAAATACCTTCTCCAATCAATCACCTGTTGTTTTTCTGCTTGTAGCTTTTCAATCAAACCTTGGCTCATATGCTATCTCTCTCCTTCTCTCTCTAACTCCTCCACGTATTCTTAACAGATTACAGAATACACAGAAAAATGTCCACCCTTTTAATCCTTACTTGAATGATAGGAATAGATTGTTTATAGTGAACATATTATAATGAACCAGGATAAATGTAAATAAAAGGAGGCGCATAAATGGGTAGATTGGAAGACGCTGTTGATACTCGTAAACAACAATTAATTAGCAAACTTCTTAAGCATCACATTTATAAAAAAGATGGCCAACAGCTTTATGAGCTTACACTGACAGAGGTAGAGCAGGTATACGCCACGTTAAATAAGAGGTTTTCTTAGAGGTCGAATATAATCAGCATGAACTTTGCTGAATAATGTGGATAGCAAAACACGAACACAGCAATAAATCCGCTACAGGAGAATCCCTCGCTTTCCACGGGAACGGCCTCAGCCCCCTCCGCGGGAAAAGCGCCGCTACAGTGTCTTCACCGCGTTCTGTTCCGTAGGAGTCTCGGGTTCTCCTTCCGCTCGTCTTACTAAAATACGAAAAACACGAATGGCGAATGATTCGATCGTAGAATCATTCGCCATTTTCTAGTTGTTTATAGTTTTGTCTCAGCCCTCTTTATTCATTTAAGCTTTTATTGCTTTTAATACGAATGTTTTTGGAATACCTTTGTCAAAAACATCACTTGAAAGGTTAGGTTCTTCTATTAATTCGCTTATCATAAACCCAGACTGGGCAGCGGCGGTGACAATTTCTCCGAGTGTCCATTTTCTGAGTAATACCGTAGATGTTGTTTCTGTATCAAACTTTGAGAACGATACATTCTGCTCATAAAGAGTTTCATCAAAATAATCGCCTGTTACCTTATGCTTACGGATCTTGGCCGTTGTTCCCTTTGACGTAATAAGCTTTGTCGACACAGGGTGAAAGTCTCGAATTACACATTGCCCGCTCTCATCAAGTAACGAATGAATCATATTGAAAAAAGGCTTTAAATCCTTAAAATAGTGAAGGATACCCATCTCTGCAAATACAAGCTCATATGGGTGTTGATCCTCTAATTGTAAGTCAAGCACATCACCTAATACATAGGATATGGTAACACCAGATGCTTCCGCCAGCTCCGTGGCATAACGCTTATTACCTGGAGAAAAGTCAGCAACTGTTACATCTGCCCCAAGCAGTGCTAACGGTACAGCCTTTGTGCCATTGGACCCCATTAAATTCATGATTCGTTTGCCAGCTATCTCGCCAAAATGAGGCAATAGTGTTAGTAAAAGCTTTTCTGGATTCGCTTTTATTTTCTGCGCAGCTTCAGTTGGAACGCCAAACCGCTTGACCCATGCTTGATAGGACTCATCGTTCCATGCCTGCTTATTTTGATTATTTGTTGTCATACTACTTCTTCAGACCACACTTTCCATCTAGATCAACGTGTTCATTAGCCAACTAGATGTTTTACCATATGATAATATGGGTGACCATATAAATCAAACTGTTCTAGCTCGGTGAATTCAAAGCGTTCATACAACCGTTTCGCTCGGTTATTCGAGTGTTCTACGTTCAATGAAAGCTTTTGATATCCCTTGTTATAGGCTTCTTCTTCAACAGCCTCTAAAAGCATCGTTCCAATCTTCTGGTTGCGAAAGTCTTCCGCTACAGCAATGGAATCAAGATAATACTCATCCGGCTTAGCCTCTAGCTGGATTGCGGGTGCCTGAATCTTAAAAAATGCAGCAATTTCACTGCTTAACTGATGATCATAGTACACTGCATCTTCATAATGATACACAATGGCGATGGCAGCAATTCTACCTTCTAATTCACTTAATAAAAAATTGTGGTAGCTAAATCGATTTCCCTCTTTTTCAAACAACGTTGCAAGAAATGTTAGAAACGTTTCTTTAGGTGTTTGTTGAATAAACTCAAGGTCCATCGCTTCTAGAATTGAGTACGTTAACTCGTTAATTTGTCGTATATCTTCTTCATTCTCATTCTCGGTTGCAAACCGTATCATGATAAGCCTCCATGAAATTGTATGATTATTTTTCCCTCTCTAAGTAGAGGTATTCTTATTATTATATGAAAAATTGCAGGGGTTGACCACTATTTGCCCTCATTAGTATACCTCTATTCGATAAAAATAAGACCAAGCCATATAAAATAGCTTGGTCAATTAATTAATCAGTTGAGTTAATCATTTCAGATGGTTCAGACTCCTGTCCATAGAGATCAACAGTAGTCAGGTAATATGAGTGATTTTGTTTATCTTGAGGAATGGTAAAGCTTTTCCTTTCATGTGCAGATACACTTTCCACATGTTCATACTCATCAGGACTTACTTCTTGATAGATACGATAACCAGCTACGTTCTCATCCCTAACAGCATGCCAAGTTAGAAAAGCGCCTTGAATCTTAAGGTTCTCAGGTGCTTTTGGTGCATCAACATCGATGATCGGATCACTCTCCACCAATTCCGTGTAAACGACTAACCTCTCATCATGCGTACCTGCTTCTCTATTAAAGAGACCAGAACATGTGATTAAATTAAGGCTTCTGGAATTGGTCTCTCCAAATATTTCTTGAATGGGAGCTTCTTTTCGATCATAGCTTTCTTTATCTTTCACCATGAAAGTAAGCTCTTCTCCCGTATCACTTACAATAATGACCTCATCACCTGGGACAAGATTTTCCAAGTCAAAGAATATAGCTGGTCCCACCCTGCTATCAACATGACCGGCCATGACTGAGTTTCCAACCGCACCTGGATTTGTTCCGGGTTCAAACCAACCGACTCCATCTACATCTTCCGGAACGCCCATTTGACCATTTTCAAGAATACCAACATCCTCAATTTCTGCCTCTACATCGAGCGTTGGAATTCTTATCTCTACTGGTGTGACTCCTTTATCTTTTGCAAGCTGAGTCTCTTTTATCTGAGATTGAATGGCTTCTACTTCTTCTAACATGTCGGAGTCTACATACGTAAATTCTGAATGACTTCCTGGAATCGCTAGTACCTGCTCTTCATTAGGCTTTTCCTGCATGTCTTCTCTTACTTCATCAGAGTCTGTAGATGCAACGTGATGTTGATCCATTGGAGAAGCAGAAGCCGTATGAAAAGCTACAACTGCGGAAAGTAGACAACTCATTGTTAAAAACGTAGAAAGCCATTTCATCTCCATTCACTCCATTTATCCAAATGTTTTTTTACTTTACGCGTTATGATTTGCTTTACGACGGAACATGTATAATCCTCCAAGTGCTAAAGCAACGATCCCGCTTAACCAGATCATCATAGAGGATTGATCACTTGCACCACCAAATCCTGTTTGAGGCATTTCTTCAGGCATCACTTCACTACCAAATTGGTCTGGCATTTGCGCTTTAATCGCCCCACCTAACGTTTCACCAATTCCAAACATAAATGCATATCCTTCACGATACGTTTTGACACTCGCTTCATAGTCTTCTTCTACAAAATGATCAAATGTCTTAACAACCTGTTCTTCGTGAGTCCATACTGCATCTTGTGCTGCTTCTTCAGGGAGATTTCCTTCCGTTGCAGTGGCTAAGAATGAGCCAAAGTCTTGAGAGAACGTCTTAAGATGTTCAATTGCTTTGTCTCTTGCTTCTTGATCTCCTTCAAGTGTAGCGATAGCTAGGTCACTTTGTGCATTAATATGATCTTGTTGCCAAACGGTCTCAAATTGTTCCGCGCCTTCAGCACCGTAAATTCCTTCAATGGCTGCTTTGAAGTCAGCTGTATGTTCATCTTCAGCCCATGTAACAAAATCAAAGTCTTCTGCTTGTGTATAACCTTTTTCAAGTTCTAGAGAAGCTAATGCAAAGTGTTCACCAGCTAGTTGATTTAATGTTGAACGTAATTCGGCGTCAGCTGACTCCACTGAACCATCAAACATATCTGGGAACTGTGCTGTAATGGCTCCAGATAAAACCTTACTAATATCAAACATCCGGTCATACCCCTCGCGGTAGCTCGTGTATGACTCCATGTAATCTCCTGCTACGTAATGATCAAACGTAGCTTGTACATCATCTTCATGTGCGATGAGTGCTTCTTCTGCTGCTTCCTTAGGAAGATTCCCTTCTGTGGCTTCATCTAAGAAACTTGAAAATTCATCAGCAAAACCTGCAATATTCTGCTCTGCTTCTTCTTTAGCGGAGTCGTCTCCATCTTTCACTGCTTTTACATAATCATCCGTATACCCATTATGTGATTCAAAGATTCGAACAAATTCTGCCGCTCCTTCTTCTCCGTATAAGGGTTCTAGGGCAGTACCCATGTCTTTCACGTTTTCATCTAAAGCCCATTCAACCTGTTCCCAATCTGATGATTCATCATAGGTCTTCTGCATAGATGATGCTGCTAGAATAAAATGCTCAGAAAGTAAATGATCTAAGTCTGCTCTGAGATCTGAAGCCCCACTAAATTGATTCTCTCCTCCATCAGCGGCCTGTGCCATCGTTGGAACCATTAGTGCTGCAGTTAACGCAACAGCTGTAACCTTTTTATACATGTGTGTTCTCCCCTTTCAATTTTGTGAATCTACTAGGGTAACGAGAACCATGTCATTTTGGATCACAATTTAATGAAAAAAGTTTTAAAATTATATGCAAACGTTCTAATTAGCGCTTAACAATCAGCTCTAACTATCAAAAATAAGAGGCGAAAACCCTTAATAGCAGGGTTATTCGCCTCTTCATATCGTTACTCATTCACTCTAGCCTAATAGCACGAACTTAAAATAACATACACTACGCTTTATTTACTTCTTCATTTGCAAGACTAAGAACTCGGTCAATGCGTTCTGTAATTTCAGTAGAGATGATGAACTGGTTTTCTTCTGCTCGCTCAATGTGCGAATCTAAGACATACGCGCCGCTTAAGATGTTTGTTGCGCCAAGGGATGACAAAACTGGCTTAAGAGCGTAATCTATCGCTAGCAAATGTCCAAATGAACCGCCTAGCACAAGTGGTAAAAGAGTTTTACCTTCAAGGCCTTTTTGAGGTAGTAAATCAAGAAATGTTTTTAGAATACCTGAATACGCAGCTTTATAAACTGGTGTAATCACAACAACTAAAGATGCTTCTTCTACCTTTTGATTCGCTTCTTTAATCGCAACACTTGCGAAGTTTGCAGTAATCAAATCCTCCGCCGGCAACTCATGCACATAAATGGAGCTTGTTTCATGTCCTTGCTCATTAAAATATGCTTCTGACTTCTCTTGAAGTGCTTTTAGTCTAGATTGGCGACTATTTCCACCATAAATAATGGCTACTTTACCCACTTTAATCAATTCCTCTCTATCCATA comes from the Alkalihalobacillus sp. FSL W8-0930 genome and includes:
- a CDS encoding D-glycerate dehydrogenase, coding for MPKVIVYSRVPEDVLACLKETCEVTYYEKLTDENYSDFMKELTEAEGVLGSGLKVDRELLEKAPKLSVVCNTTVGYDNLVLNDLNEFGVLATNTPEVLDDTVADTMMSLILATRRRIVELDHLVKNGEWKASVTPELFGLDVHHKKLGIIGMGRVGQTLAKRAAAGFDMDILYHNRSRNQWAEDTYNATYCTLEDLLKESDIVCLLTPLTKETRDLMGEEQFSLMKKDAVFVNGSRGQTVDEEALLHALENGEIYAAGLDVFREEPVPADHPLLKLKNVVSLPHIGSATTETRDKMAKLAADNLVAALTGKDPLTPINPEARS
- a CDS encoding bifunctional cystathionine gamma-lyase/homocysteine desulfhydrase; translated protein: MKKKTKLIHGGTPQDKQTGGVNFPIHLSSTFKQQSVGQFEYEYARTANPTRQALETFIAELEDGVAGFAFSSGMAAITTILKLFSPGDHLLVSNDVYGGTYRLFVRVLQKEGIQADFVDTTKIAEVEKAIKPETKAIFLETPTNPLLSITDIRAISQLSKAYSLYTIVDNTFSTPYWQNPLTLGADVVIHSATKYLGGHSDVLAGLAVTSSHEMSEQIAFLQNSIGAVLGAQDSWLLIRGMRTLGIRMEEIEKTSLQVAEFLEQHSSVQQVYYPGLPTHPGHDIHTSQAKGYSGIITFESGNAEKAANVAASLTYFTLAESLGAIESLVSIPARMTHASIPAERRNQLGITDGLVRLSIGLEDSTDLIEDLNKALS
- a CDS encoding cysteine synthase family protein, producing MHKSVHTLIGETPLFELTHKWIPTDVRVIAKLEYMNPGGSIKDRLGLSLLKHAIEHKYITHNGTIIEPTAGNTGIALALAAIGTNVKVHCVIPKGFSREKQQLMQALGATVHITPNEKGIEGAIAYAKELTDHMPDSYSPCQFNNEQNPLTYYETLAPELWSQLGGNIDVFVAGAGTGGTFTGTARYLKEKNAAIRTVVVEPEGSILNGGTPGPHRTEGIGMNQLSTIIDPHFFDGIHTITDCEAFHMTRQLARNVGLLVGSSSGAAFCAALREAQKAKKGETIVTIFPDGSERYLSTEIYEEEK
- a CDS encoding class I SAM-dependent methyltransferase → MENDFTELFDQWAHTYDDTVGGRDVEYRDIFHLYEEILAEVVTHSKGTVLEFGVGTGNLSNRLLKNGFSVVGIEPSKKMREQARRKNPDLLLYEGDFLQFPSLTQQVDTIASTYAFHHLTDEEKQKAFDLYHKTLSNEGQVVFADTMFETEESKQQMIHKAKAMGFHRLAFDLQSEFYTTLPALSQMAQSAGFTARFKPLNSYVWLMIAKKNDSPK
- a CDS encoding M20 family metallopeptidase, with translation MSQGLIEKLQAEKQQVIDWRRYLHQYPELSFQESKTSAYIAETLKGFGLEVKTNVGGNGLLAYVRGDKEGPTIALRADFDALPINELNDVPYKSTVENVMHACGHDGHTAALLGVAKVLSTVQDQLKGTVVLLFQHAEELLPGGAQSMIKAGALDGVDKVFGAHVSSDIPLGKVAIREGAIMAAADSFTIRIQGKGGHGAKPHTTVDSVAVGSQLVTHLQQIVSRRVNPIDPAVVTVGVFQAGTAFNVIADSAEIKGTVRTYNPDTRTFIEEEMNHIISGVCQASHADYTIDYQKGYPAVVNHAEETAMVRSIASTHLGEDVPIVVAPSLGGEDFAYYLQQKPGVFFHVGGRTEDVSTQFPHHHPRFDFDEESLHMIGKMFLAIVTEYIGFEE
- a CDS encoding Fur-regulated basic protein FbpA, encoding MGRLEDAVDTRKQQLISKLLKHHIYKKDGQQLYELTLTEVEQVYATLNKRFS
- a CDS encoding class I SAM-dependent methyltransferase, which codes for MTTNNQNKQAWNDESYQAWVKRFGVPTEAAQKIKANPEKLLLTLLPHFGEIAGKRIMNLMGSNGTKAVPLALLGADVTVADFSPGNKRYATELAEASGVTISYVLGDVLDLQLEDQHPYELVFAEMGILHYFKDLKPFFNMIHSLLDESGQCVIRDFHPVSTKLITSKGTTAKIRKHKVTGDYFDETLYEQNVSFSKFDTETTSTVLLRKWTLGEIVTAAAQSGFMISELIEEPNLSSDVFDKGIPKTFVLKAIKA
- a CDS encoding GNAT family N-acetyltransferase, with amino-acid sequence MIRFATENENEEDIRQINELTYSILEAMDLEFIQQTPKETFLTFLATLFEKEGNRFSYHNFLLSELEGRIAAIAIVYHYEDAVYYDHQLSSEIAAFFKIQAPAIQLEAKPDEYYLDSIAVAEDFRNQKIGTMLLEAVEEEAYNKGYQKLSLNVEHSNNRAKRLYERFEFTELEQFDLYGHPYYHMVKHLVG
- a CDS encoding class F sortase translates to MKWLSTFLTMSCLLSAVVAFHTASASPMDQHHVASTDSDEVREDMQEKPNEEQVLAIPGSHSEFTYVDSDMLEEVEAIQSQIKETQLAKDKGVTPVEIRIPTLDVEAEIEDVGILENGQMGVPEDVDGVGWFEPGTNPGAVGNSVMAGHVDSRVGPAIFFDLENLVPGDEVIIVSDTGEELTFMVKDKESYDRKEAPIQEIFGETNSRSLNLITCSGLFNREAGTHDERLVVYTELVESDPIIDVDAPKAPENLKIQGAFLTWHAVRDENVAGYRIYQEVSPDEYEHVESVSAHERKSFTIPQDKQNHSYYLTTVDLYGQESEPSEMINSTD
- a CDS encoding copper amine oxidase, which produces MYKKVTAVALTAALMVPTMAQAADGGENQFSGASDLRADLDHLLSEHFILAASSMQKTYDESSDWEQVEWALDENVKDMGTALEPLYGEEGAAEFVRIFESHNGYTDDYVKAVKDGDDSAKEEAEQNIAGFADEFSSFLDEATEGNLPKEAAEEALIAHEDDVQATFDHYVAGDYMESYTSYREGYDRMFDISKVLSGAITAQFPDMFDGSVESADAELRSTLNQLAGEHFALASLELEKGYTQAEDFDFVTWAEDEHTADFKAAIEGIYGAEGAEQFETVWQQDHINAQSDLAIATLEGDQEARDKAIEHLKTFSQDFGSFLATATEGNLPEEAAQDAVWTHEEQVVKTFDHFVEEDYEASVKTYREGYAFMFGIGETLGGAIKAQMPDQFGSEVMPEEMPQTGFGGASDQSSMMIWLSGIVALALGGLYMFRRKANHNA
- the ssuE gene encoding NADPH-dependent FMN reductase, with protein sequence MGKVAIIYGGNSRQSRLKALQEKSEAYFNEQGHETSSIYVHELPAEDLITANFASVAIKEANQKVEEASLVVVITPVYKAAYSGILKTFLDLLPQKGLEGKTLLPLVLGGSFGHLLAIDYALKPVLSSLGATNILSGAYVLDSHIERAEENQFIISTEITERIDRVLSLANEEVNKA